One genomic region from Magallana gigas chromosome 3, xbMagGiga1.1, whole genome shotgun sequence encodes:
- the LOC117692604 gene encoding ras-like GTP-binding protein Rho1, translated as MATVRKKLVIVGDGSTGKTCLLIVFSRGDFPEVHIPTVFDTYVADIEVDNKQVELALWDTAGQEDYDRLRPLSYPDTDVILMCYSIDSPDSLVNIREKWTPEVKHFCPNVPIVLVGNKKDTRTDPDVIKELELRKEEPVNTQEGQEVAEQIRAFSFVECSAKTQDGVRKVFETATWAALQVRKKRKLRKCKLL; from the coding sequence ATGGCGACAGTGCGGAAGAAGTTAGTTATCGTGGGTGATGGGTCCACAGGTAAAACATGCCTTTTAATAGTGTTTAGCCGCGGCGATTTTCCCGAAGTCCACATACCTACGGTATTTGATACGTACGTAGCTGATATTGAGGTGGATAATAAACAGGTGGAACTGGCTCTGTGGGACACAGCGGGTCAGGAGGACTACGACAGACTACGCCCACTCTCCTACCCCGACACTGACGTCATCTTAATGTGCTACTCCATAGACAGCCCCGACAGTCTGGTCAACATCAGGGAAAAGTGGACCCCCGAGGTCAAACATTTCTGTCCCAATGTTCCCATCGTTCTAGTAGGCAATAAAAAAGACACACGCACTGATCCTGACGTAATCAAGGAATTGGAGCTCAGGAAGGAAGAGCCGGTGAATACCCAGGAGGGACAGGAGGTGGCGGAGCAGATCCGCGCCTTCTCCTTCGTGGAGTGTTCCGCCAAAACTCAGGACGGTGTCCGTAAGGTGTTCGAGACAGCCACCTGGGCGGCGCTACAGGTCCGGAAAAAACGGAAGCTGCGAAAGTGTAAACTTTTGTGA